A DNA window from Ictalurus furcatus strain D&B chromosome 22, Billie_1.0, whole genome shotgun sequence contains the following coding sequences:
- the LOC128599200 gene encoding uncharacterized protein LOC128599200, giving the protein MGFISETLCSLTLEAEAGDNVTIWCQHELKQPDKIFWFKHTCDSVPFLLACKRYLVSAPSENCLFFTESERIVMSVHGKSTSLTITAVTVSDTGLYYCSFIKLDQVNFRNSTSLQVKGVNKTFSKNPDRAKGSDCSAVFFMLNAVFGAVIVILLGVLIFIILKHRKTDRGVEAEDNEFSEKILKRRHDEEKDTQWKESVHVNICTL; this is encoded by the exons atGG GTTTTATCTCAGAGACTCTGTGCTCTTTAACTTTGGAGGCAGAAGCTGGAGATAACGTCACTATTTGGTGCCAACATGAGCTGAAACAACCAGATAAAATCTTTTGGTTTAAACACACATGTGATTCAGTTCCATTTCTTCTTGCGTGTAAACGTTATTTGGTATCAGCTCCATCAGAGAATTGCTTGTTCTTTACTGAAAGTGAGAGAATAGTGATGTCTGTTCATGGCAAGAGCACGTCTCTCACAATCACTGCAGTAACCGTCTCTGATACAGGACTGTATTACTGCAGCTTCATAAAACTGGACCAAGTGAACTTTAGAAACTCAACCTCTTTACAAGTGAAAG gtgtaaataaaacattttctaagAACCCGGACAGAGCAAAAG GTTCAGACTGTTCTGCTGTGTTCTTCATGCTGAATGCGGTGTTTGGTGCCGTGATTGTGATTCTTCTCGGTGTCCTGATCTTCATCATACTGAAACACAGAAAAACTGATAGAG GTGTTGAGGCAGAAGATAATGAG ttctctGAGAAGATACTGAAGAGGAGACATGATGAA GAAAAAGATACACAGTGGAAAGaaagtgtgcatgtaaacatttgtACACTGTAA